In one window of Erinaceus europaeus chromosome 17, mEriEur2.1, whole genome shotgun sequence DNA:
- the TMEM258 gene encoding transmembrane protein 258, which yields MELEAMSRYTSPVNPAVFPHLTVVLLAIGMFFTAWFFVYEVTSTKYTRDIYKELLISLVASLFMGFGVLFLLLWVGIYV from the exons ATG gagCTCGAGGCCATGAGCAGATACACCAGCCCGGTGAACCCCGCCGTCTTCCCGCACTTGACGGTGGTGCTCCTGGCTATCGGCATGTTCTTCACCGCCTGGTTCTTCGT CTATGAGGTCACCTCCACCAAGTACACGCGGGACATCTACAAAGAGCTGCTCATCTCCCTCGTTGCCTCTCTCTTCATGGGCTTTGGGGTCCTCTTCCTGCTGCTCTGGGTCGGCATCTACGTCTGA
- the FEN1 gene encoding flap endonuclease 1 — MGIHGLAKLIADVAPGAIRENDIKSYFGRKVAIDASMSIYQFLIAVRQGGEVLQNEEGETTSHLMGMFYRTIRMMENGIKPVYVFDGKPPQLKSGELAKRGERRAEAERQLQEAQAAGAEEDAEKFAKRLVKVTKQHVDECKRLLRLMGIPSLDAPGEAEASCAALAKAGKVFAAATEDMDCLTFGSPVLMRHLTASEAKKLPIQEFHLSRVLQGLGLTQPQFVDLCILLGSDYCESIRGVGPKRAIDLIQKHKSIEEIVRRLDPAKYPVPENWLHKEARQLFLEPDVLDPEAVELRWAEPDEEELVRFLCGEKQFSEERIRGGVRRLSKSREGSTQGRLDDFFKVTGSLSSAKRKEPEPKGPAKKKAKTGAAAKFRRGK; from the coding sequence ATGGGAATCCACGGCCTGGCCAAGCTGATCGCCGACGTGGCCCCCGGCGCCATCCGGGAGAATGACATCAAGAGCTACTTCGGCCGCAAGGTGGCCATCGACGCGTCCATGAGCATCTACCAGTTCCTGATCGCCGTGCGCCAGGGTGGGGAGGTGCTGCAGAACGAGGAAGGCGAGACCACCAGCCACCTGATGGGCATGTTCTACCGCACCATCCGCATGATGGAGAACGGCATCAAGCCAGTGTACGTGTTCGACGGCAAGCCCCCGCAGCTCAAGTCGGGGGAGCTGGCCAAGCGCGGCGAGCGGCGGGCCGAGGCGGAGAGGCAGCTGCAGGAGGCACAGGCGGCCGGCGCCGAGGAGGATGCGGAGAAGTTCGCCAAGCGGCTGGTGAAGGTCACCAAGCAGCACGTGGACGAGTGCAAGCGGCTGCTGCGCCTCATGGGCATCCCCTCCCTGGACGCGCCCGGCGAGGCAGAGGCCAGCTGCGCCGCCCTGGCCAAGGCGGGCAAGGTCTTCGCGGCGGCCACAGAGGACATGGACTGCCTGACGTTCGGCAGCCCCGTGCTCATGCGCCACCTGACGGCCAGCGAGGCCAAGAAGCTGCCCATCCAGGAGTTCCACCTGAGCCGCGTGCTGCAGGGCCTGGGCCTGACGCAGCCGCAGTTCGTGGACCTGTGCATCCTGCTGGGCAGCGACTACTGCGAGAGCATCCGCGGCGTGGGGCCCAAGCGCGCCATCGACCTCATCCAGAAGCACAAGAGCATCGAGGAGATCGTGCGGCGCCTCGACCCCGCCAAGTACCCCGTGCCCGAGAACTGGCTCCACAAGGAGGCCCGCCAGCTCTTCCTGGAGCCCGACGTGCTGGACCCCGAGGCCGTGGAGCTCAGGTGGGCCGAGCCCGACGAGGAGGAGCTGGTCAGGTTCCTGTGCGGCGAGAAGCAGTTCTCGGAGGAGCGCATCCGCGGCGGCGTCCGGCGCCTCAGCAAGAGCCGCGAGGGTAGCACCCAGGGCCGCCTGGACGACTTCTTCAAGGTGACCGGCTCGCTGTCTTCCGCCAAGCGCAAGGAACCGGAGCCCAAGGGTCCCGCCAAGAAGAAGGCCAAGACCGGGGCCGCGGCCAAGTTTAGACGCGGGAAAtaa